The following are from one region of the Centroberyx gerrardi isolate f3 chromosome 16, fCenGer3.hap1.cur.20231027, whole genome shotgun sequence genome:
- the LOC139914508 gene encoding uncharacterized protein LOC139914508: MPPKETDTPIHQGSIKPIEEYSQTPQTPNATNHYLHSKQLLHSPNSPAIKESPMIKLPPQKPEGEGKVIDRQSGSVTDNVGHLGWSGVDTFDELCDLVILQQLKNSLPDSIATYVNERKVKTPSEAAVLADEFVLTHKNSFGELRNDDLVEGEVKIGVRPQLPVDGVDVILGNDLAGDRVWAEGPPHVVTQVPVKGSLFQEPVEGVPDFPERADPSLQELCDSALAADEMETAAQGYFFHDEVLEHFYDSQSGSGFLAWRLKTIQRKSKLVSKEPKTQTAGGGGPGQERELPQIGGQLDEERCKEVISLMNHISDREIILQKMETFEYRQHLIHNPDESHTVLTVFPRLLDTKGLILQDFSLLFGPETAAKLLEKWHTSYKGKVIREAESLTATPVLQSLLKSARNLYTDESSEDQWDSDMASFLLLLHILPPLPTKKKTQKISASQAMDRLVVFHKSCRSLEEHLQNQEGHHQLYLLASGTCKQAISTFYVVMDKKLIPCQGTTSLAAFDELFKVHFVFSVSHDDALRNMYTFQTTVYSIDTYKGEGIESQVHEQELRAKFLDNVYVQHL; encoded by the exons ATGCCCCCAAAAGAAACCGATACCCCAATCCACCAGGGCAGCATCAAACCAATCGAAGAATACAGCCAAACACCACAAACGCCAAATGCCACAAACCACTACCTCCACTCCAAACAACTGCTCCACTCCCCAAATTCTCCGGCCATCAAAGAATCCCCCATGATCAAGCTGCCCCCACAAAAGCCcgaaggagaaggaaaa gtgattgacaggcagagtGGGAGTGTCACTGATAATGTGGGACACCTGGGATGG AGTG GTGTGGACACATTTGATGAGCTTTGTGATCTGGTGATTCTGCAACAGCTGAAAAATTCCTTGCCTGACTCTATTGCTACATATGTGAATGAGCGGAAGGTCAAAACTCCTAGTGAAGCAGCGGTTTTGGCCGATGAGTTTGTCTTGACGCATAAGAACAGTTTTGGAGAGCTGCGTAATGATG ATTTGGTGGAGGGAGAAGTAAAGATTGGCGTGCGCCCTCAGTTGCCAGTGGATGGTGTTGATGTCATTCTGGGTAATGACTTGGCGGGTGACCGGGTCTGGGCTGAGGGTCCACCACATGTGGTGACACAGGTGCCGGTTAAaggctctctttttcaggaacctGTGGAAGGCGTTCCAGACTTTCCTGAG AGAGCTGATCCATCTCTACAGGAGCTTTGTGACAGTGCTCTGGCTGCTGATGAAATGGAAACTGCTGCCCAGGGTTACTTCTTCCACGATGAGGTGTTG GAACATTTTTACGACAGCCAAAGTGGCTCTGGATTTCTGGCATGGCGGCTCAAGACAATTCAGAGAAAGTCGAAACTTGTGTCCAAGGAACCGAAAAcgcagacagcaggaggaggtggtccaggacaggagagggagcTGCCTCAGATTGGTGGACAGCTAGATGAAGAGCGTTGTAAAGAGGTCATATCCTTGATGAACCACATCAGTGACAGAGAAATCATCCTGCAGAAGATGGAGACCTTTGAGTATAGACAGCACCTCATCCACAATCCTGATGAATCACACACCGTACTCACAGTGTTTCCAAGGCTGCTGGACACTAAAGGGCTG ATACTTCAAGATTTTAGCCTCCTCTTTGGGCCAGAAACAGCTGCTAAACTGCTTGAGAAGTGGCATACGTCCTATAAAGGAAAGGTGatcagagaagcagagagtCTTACTGCCACCCCAGTGCTTCAGAGTCTGCTGAAGTCTGCCAGGAATCTGTACACTGATGAATCCTCAGAGGATC AGTGGGACAGTGATATGGCATCTTTCCTGCTGCTCTTGCATATCCTACCACCTCTGCCTACTAAAAAGAAAACGCAGAAGATCAGCGCATCGCAGGCCATGGACCGTCTAGTTGTGTTTCACAAG TCATGCAGGAGCCTAGAAGAACACCTACAGAACCAGGAGGGACATCACCAGCTATACCTTCTTGCTTCTGGAACCTGCAAGCAGGCCATCAGCACTTTCTACGTTGTGATGGACAAGAAGCTCATCCCCTGCCAGGGAACCACGTCATTGGCAGCCTTTGATGAACTCTTTAAAGTGCACTTCGTTTTCAGTGTAAGTCATGACGACGCTCTCCGCAACATGTACACATTCCAGACAACAGTCTACAGTATTGACACCTACAAAGGTGAAGGAATTGAGAGCCAAGTTCATGAACAGGAGTTAAGAGCCAAGTTCTTAGACAATGTATATGTGCAACATTTGTAG